TTGGTACTTCTCACCTTCTACAGTTATTAGTAGCTGGCCAAatgaaaccaaacaaaattcTTGCACCTGTAGGCTATAACTTGGACGAGCTACAATTCCTTGCCTAGCTGGGCATGATTAGAAAATGGAGGAACCATACATAACTAAGCAATTTCAATTCGGACAATCTAGAATTCCTTGCCTAGTTGTGCATAATTAGAAAAAGGATCCAAACGGACGCTAAGAAACTTCACTATATTTTGTTCCATCGAAAGCAACAATGCCCTGTGCTGATATCTGATTTGCCAGACTGGACTACCTTATGTAATCCATCTATTGCAGAACGTATGAAAATTGGTGCAGAATAGAAGTTCACTACGCGGTGCCAGACAAGAGACAACCCACCAAGTTTGCTAAGCTCTTATGTAATAGTGATCCAAATCCCAATTCCAACTAACCAAATAAGATTATATagttcaagaaaaagaagcataAGAAAGCATGCCAattataaagaaaaaaaactagcatAGGCATGTTAAATTATCAAGAAATAAATGTAGCATCCAAGAAGAAACTATGCCTTTTCTTTCTGCAAATTAAGCAGAAACAAGTTCAAACATGCAACAAAATACTTAGCATAGCTGCTTCTTTCTAACAGAAAACAAAGGAACCTAAGCATTCCAAGAACCTACTCATAAGTCATAGAGTAAGGTTAGTAACACCACACCATGTTGATTGCACATTACAGGATCCTCTGAAGCCAAAAGCAATCTATAGagtatacctgggcatggcAGCCTGGCCAGGCTTGTCCCTCCGGCTGGGGCTCAGGCCTTATTTCGCAGCAGGATCGATATTTGAGGCTGGGCTCAGGCTTTGATTTTCATCCCAAAGAAGGCCCAGCCCGACATGTGTTCAAATCTGCTGCATCTCCATCCAAAACCCAACCCCAGTCACCATATTAAAGATCCCCTTACCTACAGTAATGTACACAACTCACAACCCTAATTTTTCATTCCCCTccaccccgggcagcaccaGGGCGCAGCACTCCTTCCACTCTCTCATCGCAGCGCCTCCACCCAAAAGCAGGGCACCCACAACTCTCCCATCCTACGCCATGCTCTCTGATATAGCTTGACCTCCCTCCTTCAGCTCCCCAATGGGCTCTCCTGCATGGGTCGTGGCTTCACCACGTGTGGTGGTCGTCCTCCTTGTGCAATTGCATCGATGCCTTCGTCGTCCTGTGCACGGCTCTGCGTAGGCTGTCGATTTTCTCCCATGCATACGTCGAGGCTGCCTTATCCAGCAGTGTGGACACACGGCTGCGTCAAGGCATCCTATTGCACATCTCGTCTCCCTAGCAAATCAGGAATCTATTCCTTGCTCAGTAGTGCTCAATGTATATGTGAATGGATTCTTTGTGTATATACCGTGCTACTTCACTAGAGCAAATTTTGTTACACATTGGCTGCATGCCTGCAGGCGTCCCAGATCTTGAATGTTTTGGTGCATGTTTCTTTCAAGGTAAAACACGGTTCGCACAGCTTCGAGGCGAGGTCCTAGCTAAAGCTCTATGGCAGCTATCGCTAGCTATCACGAAAGCTATTTACGATAGTGTTttcatataatttttgtattAAATAAACACATACAAATGTCACATAATGTTTTTAGTCCAAAAGGCTATCACGAAAGCTATTTACAATAGCGTTTTCGTATAATTTTGACTTTCATAAAAATTGTATTTCAAAATTATCATACTGTTTTGAGATAAATGTACCTATATCAAGTAGCGGCAGCTCTCGCTAGCTACAAGCTATAGCAAATAACGTAGCTTTTTGGAGCTATAGCGCTAGTTGCTAGCATAGTGGAACATTGGCCCATCGCTTAATGTTTTGAGTCCAAAaaagctatagctagctattACTTCCTTTACAAACCATAAATAATTGCACGGCATTTTAAcacttgcatttttttataGCAATTTACTGGTCCAGAACATGTTTGATAATTGATAGTCATGCTGATGGAAATCAGAAGCTGCCATGCTTTGACTCAGGGGGGCCGGGTTCCAGGCTTTATTGTCGGGACAGGCTTGGGCTTCAACGCTGTTAAAATTTGGGGCCTGGGCTGGGATCAGACTTAGATTTAGGATGCCAGGCTTTTGGAAGCCCAGGTCTACTACAGAGCACGCAACAAACAGTTACAAGCATGGAAGGGGAATTGGTCAAGGTGCACCTGTCAGCAACCAGAAAAAACATAACAAGAAGAAACCATATTTCATACAAACATAAGAATATCATGAACAGTGTGGCAATCGGTGGAATATTTTGATtttaacaaagaaaaaaaactcaccaCTCGACCGTCCACTAGTTGGCCGAATTGGGACAAAAACCTGCACGTGATGTGCAGTTTGTAAGTTGGATAAGTTCTTTATGTCAGtcatacttttttttacctgGGGGACTATTTCAGAGCATATTGCATATCAAGAAACTATAATAGCAGTTATTCTCATGCTTCATTTTGAGACAGAGAAGCACATAAAAGTTGGACTCTCACTGCAAGCACGAAAGACTGCTCCCATTCACACCCAATAAACCAAACAAGTACTTCACACAATGGGAGAATAACTGCTCCCATTCACAGCAAGTGAAATGATTATCTTATTTTCATGCTTTGTTTTGAGACAGAGCAAGCAGATTAACAAGTTGAGTTCTTATCGCAAGCATAAAAATTGCTCGCATTCAAACCAATAAACCAAACAATTATCTCTAAAATACTGAAGGACACAACCAAACAAAGTCTTGCGACAAATCAAATGCCTATGTAAAGACCACAAACCCTTGTACAAGAGTAAAAATCTGGGTAGTTAGATTCACTAGACTAGATAAAAACTAAACTTGAAATGCAAATGTTGATTTCTGATAAATTCAACAGATCCATATACACAAGATCTTAGCAGACTAACAAAGTAGTATCTCTCGGCAGCACCATAACGCCATAAAAAGTGTGTTTCCCATAAATCTCATTAAGGGCTTGCTCGGTTCACACCAACTCCAGCTGAATTGGTGGGGATTGGGAGGGATTGAAGGGGAAATGAACTATAATCCCTCTCAATCCGTGACATTCCCTCTGGATTGGTGCAGATTGGGTTCAAACGAACGGGGCCTAACTCAGTACAACcacacatacatacatacataggAGCATACCAGGATCATACATCGTCTAGCAACAATTCAAGAACTATACCAAAAATAAAGGAGTAGTAACTTCTAAGTTAATGGACTCACCGATTCCTCGGCCCCGGTAGGCCTTGAGGACGACGAGCATGGCGATGTACCCCCTGAAGGCTCCCCTGTGCTCCCCCATCTTGCAGACCACCGTCCCCACACATTTACCCTCCTTAGCATCAAACGCCTTCCGATGGATCTCGCGGCATACCAATAAACCATAAGAACACATcaatgaaatccaaaattccaGCGACACGAGAAGGAGAGGGCAAAGGCGTACGAGGAAGGTGAGCTGGGGCCAGAGGTAGACGAAGTAGCGGTAGGTGAAGATGGAGTAGGGCTCACTGAGCTCCGCGTCCACCAGCGACATCACCAGCGGGAGGTGCTGCTCCCCGCCGTAGCTAACGTACGCGATCTCTGCCTCCCCGCTGGAGGATTCGACGCGCTCagtgggcgccgccgccggcatcaCAGCAGCCGACATGAGTCGCCGGAGGATGAaagaaagcggcggcggcggcgcgacggaGAACTGGAGGGGAGGAACGGCCGCGAATGCACAGACGGACGGGTTGTTGGACTGGGCGCCTGGCAGGCCCAACCAAACTTTAGCCCGAAAGAACCGAGCTCACAAGACACATGACAAGTTGACAAGAAGATTTTAGCCTTACGTTTTAGGGCCTACAGCTTCGTTTCGAGGCCCAAACCAGTGTAAATTATGCATAAAATTCTATACTGCGGTTGGACACAATCGTAACCTTGGGCCCAAATCACAAGTTACCAAGTGGAGTACCTCCCACTATAGCGGCAAACTGCCTCAAGTAGTTAAACAAGTGCcttcttctaaaaaaaaagttaaacaaGTGCCTGTAAAAGTTTTAAAAGACCAAATGAAAGGTGCTGACATATTTTTCCTGAAGTGCCTTACAACTTTAACATTTCAGGCACTTTTGCTAGTGCCTATAATCGAGTTTAAGCACGGTTTTTGAAAATGCCTAAAAATTTACTCCCtacgatcctaaattcttatcgttgttttagtgaAAATTTaggaatttaggatcggagggagtatttgctTGTGGTAGTTTATTTCCTGTTTAAGTTTTGTTCTGGACAGTTTTGCTTTCTTGTCTGTAGTTCATTTCTGTTGCATGTCCTTCGTTTTACTTTGAAAGAACAGACTTTTGGATCTTGTAGTCTTGATTTCTTTAATGAAATTAGGGTCGGGTCCATTAAtccaaataataataatcttCACCATTAAGGTTGCAAATAACTAGCTGTTGCTCTCCTTTAGCTTTCTTCGCACCCTAAACACCAAGCGGTACAGTTCATCCTGtgcaaaaccgaaccgaaaatCAAAAACCGGAAGAAATTAACCATACCGAACCAAAATTTCGGTTTTCCCGGTTTTTGGTTTCGGTTCCGGTTAGGCAAACAGCTAACCGGATCGGAATCGGTTTTTTCGTTTAGAAACCGAATGGCTTCGGTTAAACCAAAGTAAACCGAACCGATATAAAATATATCGTGTGAGAGCTAACAGAACGAACGCTTTGTCCCAATGGTCTGTACTGCGCTTGTTCGGGTCACTCAGCCAGCAatactttgtttgttttttcccgGTCGGTTGGGCTGGCTATAGAGCATATGGGGCCAGTTGGGCCGTCGGTAGAGTATATGGGCTGAATCTGAGGAAATTTGATTTGGACCGAAGCAAATAGCCACACGGCCAGCCCAGCTGCAGACGGACTGATGcagtgcaattttttttttctaggaaAGCAAACATGTGTATAAAAATTTATGCGTCCTTCAAAAATTCGCATCAATTTTGGTTAATTTGGTTATAAgcgaaaccgaaccgaaagTAAATGGTTATAACTAAACCGAACCGTATTTTTATACATAACCATATTAACCAGAAAACTgtataaaccgaaccgaacggAACCGAACTAAAAAACCGAACGCACACCTGGGGTACAATACTTGACTAGGGGTATAGCTTGCCATGACTCAGGCTATTCCCTACTGATATAT
The Brachypodium distachyon strain Bd21 chromosome 2, Brachypodium_distachyon_v3.0, whole genome shotgun sequence genome window above contains:
- the LOC100824497 gene encoding N-alpha-acetyltransferase MAK3 produces the protein MSAAVMPAAAPTERVESSSGEAEIAYVSYGGEQHLPLVMSLVDAELSEPYSIFTYRYFVYLWPQLTFLAFDAKEGKCVGTVVCKMGEHRGAFRGYIAMLVVLKAYRGRGIATELVTRSIRVMMESGCEEVTLEAEVTNKGALALYGRLGFIRAKRLYRYYLNGVDAFRLKLLFPRLDLGLPPMMMGDERDDQLIDSPYL